Proteins encoded within one genomic window of Streptomyces sp. NBC_00523:
- a CDS encoding helix-turn-helix domain-containing protein: MELDELGLVPDEATVYRMLIGRTSVRAEAIGDAAGLPAERATATLRSLAARGLVVRAADGLRYSAAPPAVALGAELAAHRERLQRAEVTVARLAETYRMATADRAQRELVEIVEGSEAIGTRYRQLQLSARRTIDIFSAGRPQAVTPADSEEVTAIARDVRVRAVIDQGFLREPGAAEHVGQSLADGVQVRTVTEVPYKLILCDESVAMLPLHGRDADVDPAVVLRGGLAHMARELFEQVWERGSPYQEAAGDGIDPVDVHILRLLLAGLTDTAVATQVGLSARTVQRRIQLMMTHAGATSRLQLGWYAGQHGWV, translated from the coding sequence ATGGAACTCGACGAGCTCGGCCTCGTGCCGGACGAAGCGACCGTCTACCGGATGCTCATCGGCCGGACGTCGGTCCGTGCGGAAGCGATCGGCGACGCGGCTGGCCTGCCGGCCGAAAGGGCGACCGCCACACTGCGCTCCCTGGCGGCCCGGGGCCTCGTCGTCCGCGCCGCCGACGGCCTCCGGTATTCCGCGGCACCTCCCGCCGTCGCGCTGGGCGCCGAGCTCGCCGCGCACCGCGAGCGGCTGCAACGCGCCGAGGTGACGGTCGCGCGGCTCGCGGAGACGTACCGCATGGCGACCGCGGACCGTGCCCAGCGCGAACTCGTGGAGATCGTCGAGGGCAGCGAGGCCATCGGCACCCGCTACCGGCAGTTGCAGCTGTCCGCACGCCGCACCATCGACATCTTCTCGGCGGGCAGGCCCCAGGCAGTCACCCCGGCGGACAGCGAGGAGGTGACGGCCATCGCCCGCGACGTGCGGGTGCGGGCCGTCATCGACCAGGGATTCCTGCGCGAACCGGGTGCCGCCGAGCACGTCGGGCAGTCCCTGGCCGACGGGGTCCAGGTGCGGACCGTCACCGAAGTGCCGTACAAGCTGATCCTCTGCGACGAATCCGTGGCGATGCTGCCGCTGCACGGGCGGGACGCCGACGTCGACCCGGCGGTCGTGCTGCGGGGCGGGCTCGCCCACATGGCCCGGGAACTGTTCGAGCAGGTGTGGGAGCGCGGCAGCCCCTACCAGGAGGCGGCGGGCGACGGTATCGACCCGGTCGACGTGCACATTCTGCGGCTGCTGCTCGCCGGGCTCACGGACACGGCCGTGGCCACGCAGGTGGGGCTCTCGGCGCGGACCGTGCAGCGCCGCATCCAGCTGATGATGACCCACGCCGGCGCGACCTCGCGGCTCCAGCTGGGCTGGTACGCCGGACAGCACGGGTGGGTGTGA